The genomic segment CGGTAACGGATAATGCCCCCGTTTTTGTCCGCGTTAAGGCTGGCACCAAAGATAAACCGATCGGCGGCTTTGAAGCCGAGGCCGACAAGACCGAAGGCAACACGGTAGCGCTTGCCAACGCCCGGTTTATCGGTGCCGCAGATGCTAATGGCATCGCGGAAGTGGCCTTCAACATTTAAGGAACGCACACGTCATGTATACGTTTGACCAAAAGACCTTTGATCATAAGACCGCCGACAGTGCGGGCGCTTTTTTACTGGACCAGCTTGAACGGCTGGATCAAACACTTAACCTGCCGCTGCTGGCCTATACCTGGAGCCGCGACGTTAATCTGCGTGAGGATGTCTCCATTGCCGATGAAATGGCGAGTTTCACCAACAGCAGCTTTGCAGCGCCCAGCTCTGTTGGTGCGGATGGTGAATCGTGGATCAGCCACAGTACCAATGTCATCGCCGGTATTGACCTCGATATTAATGAAACCACACTGCCTCTGACCCCCTGGTCACGCCAATTAAACTGGACGGTATTTGAACTGGCGTCGGCTATGCAGCTAGGCCGTCCCATTGATTCACAAAAACTGGATGCGATGAATCAGGTCTATCAGCTTAATGTTGACCGCCAGGTCTATGTTGGCAACAAGCTTCTCAGTGTGTAGGGGCTGCTCAATCAAGGAAGCGTGAAAACGTCCAAAGCGGGCAAACCATGGAAACAGAGTACTGCCGATGAAATTCGCGCGGCTATCGATGCTGGTTTGACAGCCGCATGGAAACAGACCGGACGGGCGGTGGTACCGGATAAGATGCTGGTGTCTCCCGATGAGTACGCCCTGCTGGTCAGCACCATTGTTTCCTCGGCAGGTAACCGGTCGTTGCTGGATTACCTGAACGAGAACACTATTGCGTTCAAACAGAATGGCAAGCCACTGGATATTCAGCCGGTGAAATGGCTTGAAAAGGGTGATGAATTCACCGCCAATCACGCCGAGCTCTACAGCCAGGATCGTAAGTACGTGCAGTTCCCGTTGGTGCCGCTACAGCGGACCTCGATGGAATACCGGGAATTACGCCAGATTGTCACCTACTACAGCAAGGTGGGGGCGGTGGAGCTGCGCTACAGCGATACCATGCATTATGTAGACGGCATTTGATGATGAGGGGGCGGGATAATGGCTAATCCATCCATGCCAACGATTGAAACGTTTAGAGCCGACTTTCCCGTCTTCGCTGATCCCCTGCGCTACCCCGATACACAAATCCGTATCCGCCTGGATCTGGCGGATACGCTGCTGGATGAGAAACGGCTGGGCAAACTGTTTGTGTATCTGGTGGAGCTGTTTGTGGCGCATTATCTGACCTTGTTCGCCGCAGATAACCGTTCGGCGGTAATCGGTGGCGCTGGGGGAGCGAATAGTGGCGTTGTGTCGTCCAAATCCGTCGATAAGGTCAGTGTGAGCTATGACAACAGCGCCACACTTAACCCCAGCGCGGGATTCTGGAATAACACACGCTATGGCGCCGAATTCTACCAGTATCTGTGCCTGTTGGGTGCCGGAGGGCAGCAGCTATGAAAAACGGTGTCACATTGAAGGTAGATAAGGCGCAATCCCTTCTAGATGCGCTTAAAACGCTTGGTAACAGAGATGTGTTGGTGGGCATTCCCGCCGAAGACGCCGCGCGTGATGATGTCCCCTTCGGCAATGCCGGCATTGGCTATATCAATGAAAATGGCTCTCCCGCGCAAAATATTCCGGCCAGACCCCATCTGCAACCCGGCGTTAAATCGGTGCAGGATAAAACGCTGCCTCTGTTGAAACAGGCCGCGCTTTTTACGCTTGACGGCAATATATCGGGTGCCGAGAGGTTGCTTAATCAGGCGGGAGCAACCGCGGTGGATGGGGTAAGGCGTCTTATTACCGCCTCTAACTTTACACCACTGGCCTCCAGTACGCTCGCGGCTCGCGCTCGTAAGGGTCGAAAGGGGGCTCGAGCTGGCAAGCCGTGCAGCAGGCAATGCCCCAGATAACGCGAATGCCAGACCACTGATTGATACCGGGCAGTATCGCCGATCGATCACTTACATTGTGAGGGATAAAAATGCCGGATCTTGATGTGACAGACGTGCTGTTTGATCCCGACTTCTGTGATACCACTCTAACGGTTACCCGTCGCCTCCGATCTGTTGACGATGACGGATTTAGGCATAACACGCATACCACCACGCGATTTTCAGGCGTTGTCACCGTAGACAAATCGCTCGAAAGCCGCCGTATGGAGGCGGGGATCCTTATCAGTGGCGCTATTCTGATTTTAACCACTGAACGGCTGACGCAGGGGCAGACAGCGCGTGATGCTGACATTGTGACTTATCAGGGTCGGGATTATCGCGTGACATTTGTCGATCCCTATACTGCTTACGGTGCAGGCTTTGTTCAGGCACATTGTGAATTGCTGCCGTTTGATGGAGGTACTCCGATTGAGCAATAACACCAGTACCGAACGGGGTTGGCTAACACCCAACGGCAGCGATCCGGTTTACGACAAGGAATTGGACAAGCTATTAAGTCAGTGGGTGCGCAACATTACCTTGCTGACTGCTAAACGTGTTATTGCCAGATGGCAACCAGAGCCGCCCGATATTCCGCCCGCAGACGTTAACTGGTGCGCTTTCGGTGTGGTGGATATGCCGTGTGACGATAATCCGGCTTTTGTTAACCAGACTGAAGAGAACACTGAACTCTGGCGGCATGAGGCGATTGAATGCCTGGCGTCCTTTTATGGTCCGGCAGGACAGCAGTACGCCACCCGTTTTCGTGATGGTATTACCGTCAGTCAGAATAACGCGGAACTGAACACCCAGGGGCTATCGCTCGCAGGTTATAGCACTATTATCCCGTTTCCCGAACTCATCAACACCCAGTGGGTGCGCCGGTACGATTTTACCGTGCGCCTGCGTCGTAAAGTGGTACGCGAATACAACATCCGATCGCTGATAGACGCGCCATTTACCCTTTCCGGAGAATAAACTATGTCACAGGGCTTACCTGTATCGAGAGTGGTCAACGTCACTGTCGATATGTCGCCGCGTGCGGCCAGCGCACGGAATTTCGGCGCATTGCTCATTATGGGCACCTCATCGGTCATCGACCCCCTTGAACGACTGCGGACATACTCATCCATTGAAGAGGTTGCGACCGATTTTGGTACTGATGCGTCAGAGTACCAGGCCGCGTCACTGTATTACCAGCAATCTCCCCGTCCGGTCGACCTGTTTATCGGGCGTTGGGTCAATGAAGCCTCAGCGGGCCTGCTGCGCGGCGCAATATTGACCGCAGAGCAGGTGAAAATCAGTCACTTCACCGGCGTGACCGATGGCGCGATGAAAATCACCGTCAATGGAAAAACAGTCACTATTAAGGGTGTGGATTTATCGGGAGAAACCAATCTGAACGGTGTTGCGCAGCGTATTGCTGAAAAAATCAATACCGCTACTGTGTTGTGGGATGCCAGCAATAGCCGGTTTGTTGTGACGTCATCAACGGCAGGCAAGAGCAGCACGGTGGGATTTGCCACTGCGCCAGACAGTGGTACTGATCTTTCCCCGCTGACAGGGTTATCACAGGCGGCTGGCGCAGCACCGGTGGCAGGGATGGACGGTGAAACAGCCGCGCAGGCGGTTGCGACGTTGGCCGATTTTTCCAGCGCCTGGTACGGCCTTATCGTTGCGGCCAATCTGTCTGCTGATGATATTACCGCCATTGCTGCCTTTATCGGTGCTAGCAATACATCACGTATTTTCGGATTAACCACGCAGGACACCGCAGCGATTGACGCTACCCGAACCGACGATATCGCTTCGCAACTTAAGCAGGGCATGTACGGACGGGTATTCACGCAGTATTCCAGCACGTCGCCTTATGCGGCCGCCTCAGCGTTCGGACGGGCCTTTACGGTCAATTTTGGCGCTAACACCACCACCCTGACCCTGAAGTTCAAGCAGGAGCCGGGCATCCAGGCTGAACTGTTGCGCACGTCTCAGGCGGATGCACTAGCGGCGAAAAACTGTAATGTGTTTGTGCGCTATGACAACGACACGGCTATTTTGCAGGAAGGCGTGATGGCGAACGGCGATTTCTTTGATGAGCGCCACGGCCTCGACTGGTTGCAAAACTACGTGCAGAACAATCTTTATAACCTGCTGTATACCAGTACAATCAAAGTGCCGCAGACCGATGCTGGCGGTACCCGCCTGCTGGCCTCCGTTGAACAGTCGATGGCGCAGGCCGTCAATAACGGTCTGATTGCGCCTGGTGTGTGGAATGGCGGGGCGGTAGGGCAACTGTCGCTGGGCGATACGCTGACCAAAGGGTATTATGCATTTATTCAGCCGATGACGGAGCAGGCACAGGCAGACCGTGAAAAACGTAAGGCACCGCCGATCCAGGTGGCCTGTAAACTCGCCGGTGCCGTGCATTTTGCGGATGTGCTGATCACCGTGGTTCGCTGAGGAAAATAATTTATGGCAACTTATTCATTTATGGATGTGTCGGCGTCAATGACGGGGCCGACGGGCGTGATTGATCTCGGCTATGGC from the Candidatus Sodalis pierantonius str. SOPE genome contains:
- a CDS encoding DUF3383 domain-containing protein, whose product is MSQGLPVSRVVNVTVDMSPRAASARNFGALLIMGTSSVIDPLERLRTYSSIEEVATDFGTDASEYQAASLYYQQSPRPVDLFIGRWVNEASAGLLRGAILTAEQVKISHFTGVTDGAMKITVNGKTVTIKGVDLSGETNLNGVAQRIAEKINTATVLWDASNSRFVVTSSTAGKSSTVGFATAPDSGTDLSPLTGLSQAAGAAPVAGMDGETAAQAVATLADFSSAWYGLIVAANLSADDITAIAAFIGASNTSRIFGLTTQDTAAIDATRTDDIASQLKQGMYGRVFTQYSSTSPYAAASAFGRAFTVNFGANTTTLTLKFKQEPGIQAELLRTSQADALAAKNCNVFVRYDNDTAILQEGVMANGDFFDERHGLDWLQNYVQNNLYNLLYTSTIKVPQTDAGGTRLLASVEQSMAQAVNNGLIAPGVWNGGAVGQLSLGDTLTKGYYAFIQPMTEQAQADREKRKAPPIQVACKLAGAVHFADVLITVVR
- a CDS encoding DUF4054 domain-containing protein — translated: MANPSMPTIETFRADFPVFADPLRYPDTQIRIRLDLADTLLDEKRLGKLFVYLVELFVAHYLTLFAADNRSAVIGGAGGANSGVVSSKSVDKVSVSYDNSATLNPSAGFWNNTRYGAEFYQYLCLLGAGGQQL